From Arctopsyche grandis isolate Sample6627 chromosome 12, ASM5162203v2, whole genome shotgun sequence, one genomic window encodes:
- the LOC143920092 gene encoding uncharacterized protein LOC143920092 codes for MECTSTMQATLVELLLLLLLPALAHPHQTAPPQPMNLTVRHVTSTEIHLAWVEESNNNTTAHPPVQQNPPDATETPVEKKKSQNKHIHYILHYEDTNKENSTNNITLGRDSSEELGNFRFTLKKLHPNTEYRLWVSAFYATDTGEMYPNTTYSSRSEIKTQSTDVIPPSAPDISNAFCDQPPGTLSLQWKMPKTFKNLSSYMIKMKRKDSSEKPLMLNVDTSDDQLEVSISLIVDIKNNRSVFEVTLFAQSASIYKGHLINGTETKPQEVIMTPDCAAAVPSSESLTAPTLGIIFVIIALIIVVLLALMVLYRRSCAALFKQCYPMSYLFLEEGGTIGGDGCGENGVSGMTDSQINCPNKAVISPTHAVVFWGAIESKNNVEVNSELLWDALHPPVAADKFFAHTAALHADGDIGFSKEYELIQSKSSMLNHTSHHSQHPDNKHKNRYLNITAYDHSRVCLLPSSSCMCEPGKEHRKSCTSKPSAQPSDSPSHCDYVNANFIDGIVAEIDAELAKFIIEQNNKRKLTQMKKLEAAESLNAPSQPTSELWASVDESQRPFNYIASKTGINDSDMNVSLTSETKNLLSDKSLHDSYMNSNNVKGKLSLDLDKKDDKKALTPNSDILANTCRLSINLDRKEEKQDEFKTEKIIKESKNKKRSTSADTRDIVVDKKSSSRGHSKNSSVVVAASDSSPSANAPKIEAFLNIEFSGIVDSERELQKAREAEKLIEANKLAKEIAEETLDNLDDLHVQIDGESYRVNSTWLLDRRRYIGTQGPTPGTLPAFWRMVWDHQVVVIVMITNLVERGRRKCDMYWPKEGSETYGIILVNTLKEDVMATYTVRTFQIKNTKLGQSRSVLQYHYTVWPDHGTPEHPLAVLRFREAARKAVPPQAGAVLVHCSAGVGRTGTYIVLDAMLNHLRLTGSLNVFGFLCHVRSQRNFLVQTEEQYVFIHDALLEAIQSGDTEVPVENAKEYLRKLIEPFPEGYVSTFLTNLKCGPYGAPLLEKSNENLAVFPYNNKIKRINSEECDFAMWNNINEAQYSNDKTLDECRNDIVSVALQEARNKMEGKVNADETKITCNGDSKDDNEASPKTDDSKILVNGNGDNSKASPKRLNNFDDVINEVDEITPENSLDDGDKKISNSDNKSLTPKKDLISDKVDTASINSANLARSDHSTSYEKLNGLCNKVSEESKASSISNDDVDAISNENGNMNKINDGVVLSAENSNTITSSISSETNYVNIEDKPSSNFSPSQYGPNQDGVESYRKEKTFRNKNEENYELLGGSGRPGGLGGTSVDCFAGAHRFACQKKDTSGKKPKNLLEHQFKLITSFEPSKFHIVSACKQVNACKNRRGSVLPIESGRVHLIPKPGVEGTDYINATWLQGHRSLREYIVTQHPLPNTVGDLYRMLWDHSCQIIVMLSNCSYDPECKSFWPTEKNPEISAYNYNIRYLSEEKFVAKRISLCDLNNKKNLNKLAEDNTSQESPLQSPSSLSSNKGFILKLTKGSQRISPVSSSSSDQKKSSHYSPKEVTVKSNDTSNSHGDDNSDAVFYKRQSSNDHQDEERLIPKLDEPPSLDGAEELEELKKLNNDAKTEGYSFDKSELRIETMLNSDSKSVKLSPQKHLANGDPFTPNDDVSKKSQPKSPSKISLKSLRINSPILKSPSKFKFDFGGKTPLKTDDAQGRKSPQNADDALSFEPKFFNVPLVNMSQLREGPEEIGLDCVITTTHISINSVQEDYELKVKLIECPRWLADLDYDENSDTDEDSEDEDYELDEKALDLDQRLRAYTGVFGLPEYVTRCQDEAKNSPVVIVDKMGGARAVALCALSGAMRRQSRDIYSLAKLHHGRRAGAWRRASDIRALYEALAAYEHPPPSSTSAQVTTQL; via the exons ATGGAGTGCACCAGCACCATGCAGGCCACCCTCGTCGAGCTGCTGCTGCTTCTGCTTCTGCCCGCTCTCGCACACCCCCACCAAACAG CTCCTCCCCAGCCTATGAACTTGACAGTGCGGCACGTGACATCGACAGAGATTCATCTGGCTTGGGTCGAAGAATCGAACAATAATACGACCGCACATCCCCCTGTTCAGCAAAATCCACCAGACGCGACAGAAACGCCCGTCGAGAAGAAGAAAAGTCAGAACaaacacatacattacattctACATTACGAAGATACGAATAAGGAAAACAGTACCAATAACATCACCCTCGGCCGCGACAGTTCCGAAGAATTGGGAAATTTCAGATTCACGCTGAAAAAATTAC ATCCTAACACTGAGTATCGATTGTGGGTATCGGCATTCTATGCAACCGATACGGGAGAGATGTATCCGAATACGACTTACAGCAGCCGGTCGGAAATAAAGACACAATCGACGGACGTGATACCACCGTCGGCTCCGGACATCTCGAACGCATTCTGCGACCAACCACCTGGTACACTCTCGTTGCAGTGGAAGATGCCCAAGACGTTCAAGAATTTGTCGTCGTATATGATCAAAATGAAAAGGAAGGACAGCTCGGAGAAACCGCTCATGCTCAACGTGGACACGTCCGACGATCAATTAGAAGTGTCCATCAGCTTG ATCGTCGATATAAAAAACAACAGATCGGTATTTGAAGTTACATTGTTCGCCCAGTCTGCTTCCATATACAAAGGACACTTAATCAACGGGACTGAAACGAAACCGCAAGAA gTCATCATGACTCCGGACTGTGCAGCGGCTGTTCCGAGTTCAGAATCGCTGACTGCACCGACGCTCGGTATCATATTTGTAATCATTGCGCTCATAATAGTCGTCTTATTGGCGCTTATGGTGCTTTATCGCAGGAGTTGCGC AGCACTGTTTAAACAATGCTACCCGATGTCGTATTTGTTTTTGGAAGAAGGCGGTACTATCGGAGGCGACGGCTGCGGTGAAAACGGAGTTTCCGGAATGACCGATTCGCAAATCAACTGTCCGAATAAAGCCG TCATCAGTCCGACGCATGCTGTCGTATTCTGGGGTGCGATTGAAAGTAAGAACAATGTCGAGGTGAATAGTGAGCTGTTGTGGGACGCTCTTCATCCGCCGGTGGCTGCAGATAAGTTTTTCGCTCACACCGCAGCTCTACATGCCGATGGTGATATCGGTTTTAG CAAAGAGTATGAGTTGATTCAGTCGAAGTCGTCGATGTTGAATCACACGTCGCATCACAGTCAACATCCcgataataaacataaaaatcgaTATCTCAATATCACAGCGT ATGATCATTCTCGGGTATGTTTGCTTCCGTCTTCATCGTGCATGTGCGAACCTGGCAAAGAGCACAGGAAGTCGTGCACATCTAAGCCGAGTGCTCAACCGTCGGACTCTCCGTCGCATTGCGATTATGTCAATGCCAATTTCATAGACGGTATTGTCGCCGAAATCGACGCCGAACTAGCCAAATTCATCATAGAGCAAAACAACAAGCGGAAGTTGACCCAGATGAAGAAGCTCGAAGCGGCAGAGTCACTCAACGCTCCGTCGCAGCCAACGTCCGAGTTGTGGGCGTCGGTCGACGAGTCCCAACGCCCATTCAACTACATAGCTTCGAAGACGGGGATAAATGACTCGGACATGAACGTTTCGCTGACGTCGGAGACTAAGAATTTACTCAGCGACAAGTCGTTGCACGATTCCTACATGAACTCGAACAACGTCAAAGGCAAACTGTCACTGGATTTGGACAAAAAGGACGATAAAAAAGCGTTGACGCCAAATTCCGACATACTTGCAAACACCTGTCGCCTGTCTATAAACTTGGATAGGAAAGAGGAAAAGCAAGACGAATTCAAGACTGAAAAGATCATTAAAGAATCCAAAAATAAGAAACGTTCGACTTCGGCCGACACTAGGGATATCGTCGTAGATAAAAAGAGTAGCAGTAGAGGTCACAGTAAAAATTCGTCGGTCGTCGTCGCGGCCAGCGACAGCAGCCCTTCAGCTAATGCACCCAAAATAGAGGCTTTCTTAAACATTGAATTTTCTGGAATCGTCGATTCCGAAAGGGAATTGCAGAAAGCGAGAGAAGCGGAAAAGTTAATCGAAGCCAATAAACTTGCCAAAGAAATCGCAGAGGAAACCTTGGACAACCTAGACGATCTTCACGTCCAGATTG ATGGTGAGTCATATAGAGTAAATTCTACTTGGTTGTTAGACAGACGAAGGTATATCGGAACGCAAGGACCGACGCCTGGTACTCTACCGGCGTTCTGGAGAATGGTCTGGGATCACCAGGTCGTTGTCATTGTTATGATAACTAATCTCGTTGAACGAGGACGG AGAAAATGCGACATGTACTGGCCTAAAGAGGGTTCGGAAACGTACGGTATAATTCTAGTGAATACCTTGAAAGAAGATGTCATGGCCACATATACAGTGAGAACGTTCCAAATTAAGAATACAAAG TTGGGACAGTCTAGGTCTGTTTTACAATATCACTATACCGTGTGGCCTGATCATGGAACTCCTGAGCATCCGTTGGCTGTTTTGCGGTTTAGGGAAGCGGCACGTAAAGCTGTTCCTCCTCAAGCTGGAGCTGTTCTCGTTCATTGCAG CGCTGGAGTTGGTCGAACCGGTACTTACATTGTCCTTGACGCAATGTTGAATCATCTCCGTTTAACTGGATCGCTGAATGTGTTCGGCTTCTTGTGTCACGTCCGATCTCAGCGCAACTTCCTCGTACAAACAGAAGAGCAATACGTATTCATACACGACGCCCTCCTGGAAGCGATCCAGTCAGGAGACACAGAAGTTCCCGTCGAAAACGCAAAAGAGTATCTGCGAAAACTGATCGAGCCGTTCCCCGAAGGGTACGTAAGCACATTCCTGACGAATCTCAAATGTGGACCGTACGGAGCACCGCTGCTGGAAAAATCCAATGAAAATCTCGCCGTCTTTCcatacaacaacaaaatcaaacgGATCAACAGCGAGGAGTGCGACTTTGCCATGTGGAATAATATCAACGAAGCTCaatacagtaatgataaaacGCTGGACGAGTGTCGGAACGATATTGTCAGTGTCGCTCTGCAAGAGGCCAGGAACAAGATGGAGGGGAAAGTCAACGCAGACGAGACCAAGATCACGTGCAATGGAGATTCGAAGGATGATAACGAAGCGTCGCCGAAAACTGACGATTCAAAGATACTCGTCAATGGCAACGGCGACAATTCTAAAGCTTCACCAAAGCGATTGAATAATTTCGACGATGTCATCAACGAAGTTGACGAAATCACCCCTGAGAACAGTTTGGACGATGGCGATAAGAAGATATCCAATTCTGACAATAAGTCGCTCACACCGAAGAAAGATCTGATCAGCGACAAGGTCGACACGGCGTCTATCAATTCTGCAAATCTGGCTCGCTCCGATCACTCGACGAGCTACGAGAAGTTGAACGGCCTTTGTAATAAGGTCAGTGAGGAGTCCAAAGCGTCGTCAATTTCCAATGATGATGTTGACGCTATATCCAACGAAAATGGAAATATGAATAAGATTAATGATGGGGTCGTTTTAAGCGCTGAAAATAGCAATACGATCACTAGTAGTATCAGCTCTGAAACGAACTATGTAAATATTGAGGATAAACCAAGTAGTAACTTTTCGCCTAGTCAATACGGACCTAATCAAGATGGTGTGGAGTCTTATAGAAAAGAAAAAACTTTCAG AAATAAAAACGAAGAGAACTACGAGTTGCTAGGAGGTTCAGGTCGTCCCGGAGGACTGGGAGGCACATCTGTTGACTGTTTCGCTGGAGCTCATCGTTTTGCCTGTCAGAAAAAAGACACCAGTGGTAAAAAGCCCAAAAATCTATTGGAACATCAATTCAAG TTAATCACATCATTCGAACCGAGTAAATTTCACATTGTGAGTGCCTGCAAGCAAGTGAACGCCTGCAAAAATAGGAGAGGCTCTGTTTTGCCTATCGAAAGCGGCCGGGTTCATTTAATCCCCAAACCAGGAGTTGAAG GTACGGATTACATAAACGCAACTTGGCTACAAGGACACAGATCGCTCAGGGAATACATTGTAACCCAGCATCCATTGCCGAATACCGTCGGTGATTTATATCGTATGCTTTGGGACCATTCATGTCAAATTATCGTCATGCTGAGTAATTGCTCATATGATCca GAGTGCAAGTCGTTCTGGCCAACAGAGAAAAATCCTGAAATATCAGCGTATAATTACAATATTCGTTACTTGTCTGAAGAAAAGTTCGTAGCAAAGAGGATATCGTTGTGCGATTTGAACAATAAGAAAAATCTGAACAAACTCGCCGAAGATAATACTAGTCAAGAATCACCTCTACAAAGCCCGTCGTCGCTCAGTTCGAACAAAGGGTTCATTTTAAAACTCACCAAGGGCTCGCAGAGGATCAGCCCGGTCTCTTCGAGCAGCTCGGACCAGAAGAAATCATCCCACTACAGTCCGAAAGAAGTCACCGTTAAAAGTAACGACACGAGCAACTCTCACGGCGATGATAATTCCGATGCCGTTTTTTACAAGCGACAGTCGTCGAATGATCATCAAGATGAGGAACGACTCATTCCCAAGTTGGACGAGCCGCCGAGTCTAGATGGCGCCGAGGAGTTGGAAGAGCTCAAGAAGTTGAACAACGATGCAAAGACTGAAGGGTACTCGTTCGACAAGTCGGAGCTTCGCATCGAGACTATGTTGAATAGCGATTCGAAATCGGTGAAATTGAGTCCTCAGAAGCATTTGGCGAATGGAGATCCGTTCACTCCCAATGACGACGTGTCTAAAAAGTCCCAGCCGAAGAGCCCTTCGAAGATCTCGCTCAAAAGTCTGCGCATCAACAGCCCCATACTGAAGTCACCGTCTAAGTTCAAGTTCGACTTTGGTGGAAAGACCCCGTTGAAAACGGACGATGCTCAAGGTAGAAAGTCGCCCCAAAACGCGGACGATGCTCTCAGCTTCGAACCTAAGTTTTTCAACGTGCCGCTGGTGAACATGTCGCAGCTGCGCGAAGGTCCCGAAGAAATCGGTTTAGACTGTGTGATCACGACGACGCATATATCAATCAATTCCGTTCAGGAAGATTATGAACTGAAAGTAAAACTCATCGAGTGCCCTAGGTGGTTGGCAGATCTCGATTACGATGAGAATTCCGATACTGATGAAGATTCCGAAGACGAGGATTACGAGTTGGACGAGAAGGCGCTGGATTTGGATCAAAGGCTGAGAGCTTATACGGGCGTATTTGGCCTGCCCGAGTATGTGACGAGGTGTCAGGATGAAGCGAAGAACAGTCCAGTCGTGATCGTAGACAA
- the Gat gene encoding sodium- and chloride-dependent GABA transporter has product MAQEGASKDGLASTRLDIKCDSEDIELTSALGKPHDHTDHHDPERGSWGSKLDFILSVVGLAIGLGNVWRFPYLCYKNGGGAFLIPYFLTLFLAGIPMFFMELAMGQMLTIGGLGVFKISPIFKGIGYAAAVMSCWMNVYYIVILAWAIFYFFMSLRADVPWRSCDNYWNTATCVNPYDRRLLPCFDSMTINRTINRVCTINAKNVSSVLLSDPVKEFWERRALMISGGIEQVGSLRWELAGTLLFVWIICYFCIWKGVRWTGKVVYFTALFPYFLLTILLIRGITLPGAMEGIKFYVMPNLSKLGESEVWIDAVTQIFFSYGLGLGTLVALGSYNKFNNNVYKDALIVCTVNSSTSMFAGFVIFSVVGFMAHEQQRPVAEVAASGPGLAFLAYPSAVLQLPGSALWSCLFFFMLLLIGLDSQFCTMEGFVTAIIDEWPGLLRKRKEIFIAITCALSYIVGLSCISQGGMYVFQILDSYAVSGFCLLFLIFFECVSVSWAFGVGRFYDGIKEMIGYYPIGWWKFCWVIATPCICVGVFFFNIVQWTPIKYLGYSYPWWAHVFGWMSALSSMLCIPGYMMYLWYVTPGTREEKIRKIVRIEEDIPALRRKMQAEAAQRKNAV; this is encoded by the exons ATGGCGCAGGAGGGGGCCAGCAAAGACGGATTAGCCAGCACAAGGCTGGACATCAAATGCGACTCTGAAGATATCGAGCTCACTTCAGCATTAGGAAAACCACA TGATCATACGGATCATCATGACCCAGAGAGAGGGTCCTGGGGCAGCAAGCTCGACTTCATATTGTCAGTGGTGGGTTTAGCCATCGGATTGGGTAACGTGTGGCGTTTCCCCTACCTCTGCTATAAAAATGGCGGTGGTGCTTTTCTCATACCCTACTTCCTCACACTGTTCCTCGCCGGTATACCCATGTTCTTCATGGAGCTGGCCATGGGACAAATGTTGACCATCGGCGGCTTGGGCGTCTTCAAAATTTCACCCATATTCAAAG GAATTGGATATGCGGCTGCTGTGATGTCCTGTTGGatgaatgtatattatatcgtcATATTAGCGTGGGCTATTTTCTATTTCTTCATGTCGTTGAGAGCAG ATGTTCCATGGAGAAGTTGCGACAACTACTGGAACACTGCCACGTGCGTCAATCCCTACGATCGTAGATTGCTACCGTGCTTCGATTCCATGACCATAAATAGGACTATAAATCGAGTGTGTACTATCAATGCCAAAAACGTATCTTCGGTTTTGCTCTCGGATCCTGTCAAGGAGTTCTGGGA ACGACGTGCGCTCATGATCTCCGGAGGCATCGAACAAGTTGGATCACTCAGATGGGAATTGGCTGGAACTTTGCTGTTCGTATGGATCATCTGCTACTTCTGCATATGGAAAGGAGTAAGATGGACAGGAAAAGTCGTGTACTTCACAGCTCTCTTCCCATACTTTTTGCTAACAATTTTACTCATCAGAG GAATAACCTTGCCTGGAGCTATGGAAGGTATTAAATTCTACGTAATGCCTAACTTATCAAAGCTGGGTGAATCTGAAGTGTGGATCGACGCTGTTACACAAATCTTCTTCTCATATGGACTCGGTTTAGGAACATTAGTTGCTCTTGGAAGCTACAATAAGTTCAACAACAATGTTTATAA GGATGCATTGATAGTTTGTACTGTAAATTCGAGTACGAGCATGTTCGCTGGATTCGTAATATTCTCCGTGGTCGGATTCATGGCTCACGAGCAGCAAAGACCGGTAGCTGAAGTAGCAGCTTCAG GTCCTGGGCTGGCGTTCTTGGCGTATCCTTCGGCAGTGCTACAACTACCTGGTTCAGCTCTATGGTCCTGTCTGTTCTTCTTCATGCTGCTACTCATAGGTTTAGATTCTCAATTTTGCACCATGGAAGGTTTCGTCACGGCCATCATCGACGAATGGCCTGGATTGCTACGAAAACGCAAAGAAATATTCATAGCCATAACTTGCGCGTTGTCTTACATAGTAGGCTTGTCTTGCATATCTCAG gGTGGTATGTACGTATTCCAAATCCTCGACTCATACGCAGTGTCCGGTTTCTGTCTTCTGTTCCTCATTTTCTTCGAGTGCGTCTCCGTATCCTGGGCATTTGGCGTTGGTCGCTTCTACGATGGCATCAAAGAAATGATCGGATATTACCCAATCGGATGGTGGAAGTTCTGCTGGGTCATTGCTACCCCGTGTATATGTGTG GGCGTATTCTTCTTCAACATTGTCCAATGGACACCGATTAAATATTTGGGTTACTCTTATCCTTGGTGGGCGCATGTCTTCGGTTGGATGTCAGCACTTTCATCCATGTTGTGCATTCCTGGGTATATGATGTACCTGTGGTACGTCACTCCTGGAACTAGGGAAGAA aaaataagaAAGATTGTACGCATTGAAGAGGATATTCCAGCTCTGCGCCGGAAAATGCAGGCGGAGGCTGCTCAAAGGAAAAATGCCGTCTAG